In a genomic window of Weissella tructae:
- the adhE gene encoding bifunctional acetaldehyde-CoA/alcohol dehydrogenase, which produces MSTDKKQDMTQEEKTAAAVAMTEKLVANAKEALLEFQNYTQEQVDRIVEAMALAGAENSLLLAHEAHDETGRGVVEDKDTKNKFASESVYNAIKHDKTVGVIGEDKVTGSVQLAAPLGILAGIVPTTNPTSTTIFKSMMTAKTRNAIIFAFHPQAQKSSAHAAQIVYEAALAAGAPKHFIQWIEKPSMEATNALITNQDIASILATGGPGMVNAALRSGNPSMGVGAGNGAVYVDATANVNRAVEDLLLSKRFDNGMICATENSVVIAEEVYDEFMAQMQAQGAYLLPKKEHKKLADYVFKANAEGFGVTGPIAGMPGRTIAENADVKMPADKDVILFELDKKNIGEALSSEKLSPLLSVYKAGSREEGVEIVQALLDYQGAGHNAAIQIGAQDDPFVKEYADAIGASRILVNQPDALGGVGDIYNDAMRPSLTLGTGSWGKNSLSHNLSTNDLLNVKTVAQRRNRPQWIRLPKEIYYESNAISYLQDMPGVERAFIVADPGMVQFGFVEKVAEQLALRQSPVKTSIYGTVQPDPMISQAVDIAKQMRDFQPDTVILLGGGSALDAGKIGRYLYEYAQNHEGVLDDEAQLAELFGKLQQKFIDIRKRIVTFETQTLTQMVAIPTTSGTGSEVTPFAVITDDATHVKYPLADYELTPHVAIVDPEFVMTVPKRTVAYSGMDALSHALESYVSVMASDFTRPWALQAIKLIFENLETSYKYDASHPSKEGQSARANMHYASTLAGMSFANAFLGINHALAHKTGGAFDLPHGLSISIAMPEVIKFNAVSGNVKRTPFPRYETYTAQKDYADIARYIGLTGKDDAALVDALLAKIKTLTDNLDIDVTLSGNGVTKQDFDAQLDGLLDLVYDDQTTTANPRQPYLSDIRSLLENQF; this is translated from the coding sequence ATGAGCACAGATAAAAAGCAAGATATGACACAAGAAGAAAAGACAGCTGCAGCAGTTGCAATGACAGAAAAGTTGGTTGCGAATGCAAAGGAAGCATTACTTGAATTCCAAAATTACACACAAGAACAAGTTGATCGTATTGTAGAAGCAATGGCATTGGCCGGAGCTGAAAATTCATTATTGTTAGCACACGAAGCACACGATGAAACTGGTCGTGGTGTGGTTGAAGATAAGGACACAAAGAACAAGTTCGCATCTGAATCTGTATACAACGCAATCAAGCATGATAAGACAGTTGGGGTTATTGGAGAAGACAAGGTAACTGGTTCTGTTCAATTAGCAGCACCACTTGGGATTTTGGCAGGAATCGTGCCAACGACAAATCCAACATCAACGACAATCTTTAAGTCAATGATGACAGCTAAGACACGTAATGCGATTATCTTCGCTTTCCACCCACAAGCACAAAAGTCATCAGCACATGCGGCGCAAATCGTTTACGAAGCAGCGCTTGCAGCTGGAGCACCTAAGCACTTCATTCAATGGATTGAAAAGCCTTCTATGGAAGCAACAAATGCTTTGATTACGAACCAAGATATTGCCTCAATCTTAGCAACTGGTGGTCCTGGAATGGTTAACGCAGCGCTTCGTTCAGGAAACCCATCAATGGGAGTTGGAGCTGGAAACGGTGCGGTATACGTTGATGCCACAGCTAATGTAAATCGTGCGGTTGAAGATTTACTACTATCTAAGCGTTTTGATAATGGTATGATTTGTGCCACTGAAAATTCAGTTGTTATCGCTGAAGAAGTCTACGATGAATTTATGGCGCAAATGCAAGCACAAGGTGCTTACTTGTTACCAAAGAAGGAACACAAGAAGTTGGCTGACTATGTGTTTAAGGCAAATGCTGAAGGCTTTGGTGTAACTGGTCCGATTGCTGGAATGCCAGGACGTACAATTGCTGAAAATGCAGATGTTAAAATGCCAGCTGATAAGGATGTTATCTTGTTTGAACTAGATAAGAAGAACATCGGTGAAGCTTTGTCTTCAGAAAAGTTGAGCCCGCTTTTGTCAGTATATAAGGCAGGTTCACGTGAAGAAGGTGTTGAAATTGTGCAAGCTTTGTTGGATTACCAAGGAGCAGGACACAATGCAGCAATTCAAATTGGGGCACAAGACGACCCATTTGTGAAGGAATATGCAGATGCTATTGGTGCTTCACGTATTTTGGTTAACCAACCCGATGCACTAGGTGGAGTTGGAGATATCTATAACGATGCCATGCGTCCATCATTGACGCTTGGAACGGGATCATGGGGGAAGAATTCATTGTCACACAATCTATCAACAAACGATCTTTTGAATGTTAAGACAGTTGCCCAACGTCGTAACCGTCCGCAATGGATTCGCTTGCCAAAGGAAATTTATTACGAATCAAACGCCATTTCATACTTGCAAGACATGCCTGGTGTAGAACGTGCCTTTATCGTGGCTGACCCAGGAATGGTACAATTTGGATTCGTTGAAAAGGTCGCCGAACAATTAGCTTTGCGTCAAAGCCCAGTTAAGACAAGCATCTACGGAACGGTACAACCTGATCCAATGATTAGCCAAGCGGTTGATATTGCTAAGCAAATGCGTGATTTCCAACCGGACACTGTTATCTTGCTTGGTGGAGGTTCTGCACTTGATGCTGGTAAGATTGGACGTTACCTATATGAATACGCCCAAAACCATGAAGGTGTATTGGATGACGAAGCGCAATTGGCAGAATTGTTTGGTAAGTTGCAACAAAAGTTTATCGACATTCGTAAGCGTATTGTGACATTTGAAACGCAAACATTAACGCAAATGGTTGCCATTCCAACAACATCTGGAACGGGATCAGAAGTAACACCATTTGCGGTTATTACAGATGACGCAACACATGTTAAGTACCCATTGGCTGACTACGAATTGACACCACATGTAGCCATTGTTGACCCTGAATTCGTGATGACTGTACCTAAGCGTACAGTTGCTTACTCAGGAATGGATGCTTTGTCTCACGCGCTTGAATCATATGTTTCAGTAATGGCATCTGATTTCACTCGTCCATGGGCCTTGCAAGCTATTAAGTTAATCTTTGAAAACCTTGAGACATCATACAAGTACGATGCAAGCCATCCTTCTAAGGAAGGACAATCAGCTCGTGCCAACATGCACTATGCATCAACATTGGCAGGTATGTCATTTGCGAATGCCTTCTTAGGTATTAACCATGCCTTGGCACACAAGACTGGTGGAGCTTTTGATTTGCCACACGGACTATCAATTTCAATTGCCATGCCAGAAGTGATTAAGTTCAATGCTGTGAGTGGAAATGTAAAGCGTACACCATTCCCTCGTTACGAGACATACACAGCACAAAAGGATTACGCTGATATCGCACGTTACATTGGATTGACTGGTAAAGATGATGCTGCGTTAGTAGATGCATTGTTAGCTAAGATTAAGACATTAACAGATAACTTGGATATTGATGTGACATTGTCAGGTAATGGTGTCACAAAGCAAGACTTCGATGCACAACTAGATGGTTTGTTGGACTTGGTTTACGATGACCAAACAACAACGGCGAACCCACGTCAACCATACTTGTCAGACATCCGTAGCTTGTTAGAAAACCAATTCTAA
- the arcA gene encoding arginine deiminase, with the protein MIDNPAIQVNSEIGKLKSVLLHRPGAEIENITPDTMERLLFDDIPYLKIAQEEHDFFAKTLQDNGVETVYIEQLLEDVLQDEAVRNEFLTRYLNEHYYTGAAMRDIRDYLNSLDLHTMVATIYAGIRRELVDLKEPNLHDVSGSDAQNPFLIDPLPNAYFTRDPQAMMGNGLTINRMTFAARRPESLITEFVMKHHPRFAGKVDIWLDRNTDSRIEGGDELVLNDHTLAIGVSERTSSRAIQALAEEMFKNPDSKFDTVVAIEIPHNHAMMHLDTVFTMVNHDQFTVFPGIMDEDGKMNIQILRPDKDGNVTLHPRTNLKKTLMEVLDLPELDLIETGGGDPIVAPREQWNDGSNNLAIAPGEIVTYDRNYISIKLMEEHGIKVHQIKSSELARGRGGGRCMSQPIWRDNI; encoded by the coding sequence ATGATTGATAATCCAGCAATTCAAGTGAATTCCGAAATTGGGAAGTTGAAGTCAGTTTTGTTACACCGTCCCGGAGCCGAAATCGAAAACATTACGCCTGATACAATGGAACGTCTATTGTTTGATGACATTCCATATCTAAAGATCGCGCAAGAGGAACACGATTTCTTCGCCAAGACATTGCAAGATAACGGTGTTGAAACCGTCTATATTGAACAATTGTTAGAAGACGTCTTACAAGACGAGGCAGTCCGTAACGAGTTCTTAACACGTTACCTAAATGAGCACTACTACACTGGTGCCGCTATGCGTGACATCCGCGACTACTTAAACTCATTAGATCTACACACAATGGTCGCAACTATTTACGCCGGTATCCGTCGTGAATTGGTTGACCTAAAAGAACCTAACTTGCATGACGTATCTGGTTCTGATGCACAAAACCCATTCTTGATTGACCCACTACCAAATGCGTACTTCACACGTGATCCACAAGCCATGATGGGAAATGGTTTGACGATTAACCGTATGACATTCGCCGCACGTCGTCCTGAGTCATTGATTACTGAATTCGTTATGAAGCATCACCCACGTTTCGCCGGCAAGGTCGATATTTGGTTGGACCGTAATACTGATTCACGTATTGAAGGTGGAGACGAATTGGTCTTGAACGACCACACATTGGCAATCGGTGTATCAGAGCGTACATCAAGTCGTGCCATTCAAGCGTTGGCTGAAGAAATGTTCAAGAATCCTGACAGCAAGTTCGATACTGTTGTGGCAATTGAAATTCCACACAACCACGCAATGATGCATTTGGACACAGTGTTCACGATGGTTAACCACGATCAATTCACAGTCTTCCCTGGAATTATGGATGAAGACGGAAAGATGAACATTCAAATCTTGCGTCCGGACAAGGACGGAAACGTCACTTTGCACCCACGTACAAACTTGAAGAAGACATTGATGGAAGTTCTTGATTTGCCAGAACTTGACCTTATTGAAACTGGTGGTGGTGACCCTATCGTTGCCCCACGTGAACAATGGAATGATGGATCAAACAATTTGGCAATCGCACCTGGTGAAATTGTCACATACGACCGTAACTACATCTCTATCAAGTTGATGGAAGAACACGGTATCAAGGTTCACCAAATCAAGTCTAGTGAACTAGCCCGCGGTCGTGGTGGTGGTCGTTGTATGAGTCAACCAATCTGGCGTGACAACATCTAA
- a CDS encoding exodeoxyribonuclease III: MQFISWNIDSLNAAIQHKSPRGEMTWSTLVEIAAMAPDVLAIQETKSPITGMTGPQEKVIKELFPDYHIYQNTSTERKGYSGTMMLSKTEPLNITTPSIDAPEGMDTEGRILTLEFENAFVSTVYTPNSGRELARLEDRQGWDAKYQAYIESLDAIKPVIFSGDMNVAHESIDLKNPKANRRSAGFTDEERAGFTSLLSAGFVDTFRFQHPDTIEAYSWWAQMSKTSKINNTGWRIDYYLVSQRLADNIDETSILNTGDRQDHAPVTLSLKDFTL; the protein is encoded by the coding sequence ATGCAATTTATTTCATGGAATATCGATAGTTTAAATGCTGCCATTCAACATAAGTCACCTCGTGGTGAAATGACTTGGTCTACCCTAGTCGAAATCGCCGCGATGGCACCAGATGTCTTGGCTATTCAAGAAACAAAGTCACCCATTACTGGTATGACTGGCCCACAAGAAAAAGTCATTAAAGAATTATTCCCTGACTACCACATCTACCAAAACACAAGTACTGAACGTAAGGGTTACTCAGGAACAATGATGTTATCAAAGACTGAACCACTTAACATCACAACACCTAGTATCGATGCACCAGAAGGCATGGATACTGAAGGTCGCATCCTAACACTAGAATTCGAAAACGCTTTTGTTTCGACTGTCTACACACCTAACTCTGGGCGTGAACTAGCACGTTTAGAAGATCGCCAAGGCTGGGATGCAAAATACCAAGCTTATATTGAAAGTTTAGATGCCATTAAGCCCGTTATTTTTTCTGGGGACATGAATGTCGCGCATGAAAGCATTGACTTGAAAAACCCTAAGGCAAATCGTCGCTCTGCTGGCTTTACAGATGAAGAACGTGCTGGCTTTACATCACTATTAAGTGCCGGCTTTGTGGATACATTCCGTTTCCAACACCCCGACACGATTGAAGCTTACTCATGGTGGGCACAAATGTCTAAAACATCAAAAATCAACAACACTGGTTGGCGTATTGACTACTATCTAGTATCACAACGCCTAGCTGATAATATTGATGAAACAAGCATTTTAAATACTGGTGATCGCCAAGATCATGCCCCTGTGACACTTTCATTGAAAGATTTCACACTGTAA
- a CDS encoding APC family permease — translation MEKAEVKKLGLVALISGIVTSSLGSGVFNVSSTLAQGSTVGVSILAWLFVMVGIGSLAWVFATLSNLFPKLTGVTDYALEGSGKIAAVASGFAYFVSGFCGNLAFLLMLGQAISYFSIYIPALAPLADGSSLVTIIFVSAFSWILTWFVIKYGVENMVNFNTIITFFKVGSLVAFMLFGIIFFQAGLFTAHFWESFTNNMGNLSFGQMTGESFYNQFSTGILSMIFLFVGIESASMMGDRAQKKSDVAKATMIATFILFFMYFVITLLPFGMLPQQELANIQEPALVFVVQQTVGPIGGALMSLALIIALVGALISWFLLPVEPLQRLSSQNIFPKWMGKTNEIGAPVNSLIFTQVLMQLLIFTLFFTESAYIFALSLCTVAIVISYFFVGLFQLQVGIKRKSTALIIPGLIVVLFEIIAVAVSGIQYLALCSLILVMGFIFYVQHQGIPNIKRGEWITIGITTVAAIFTIIALINGTITLS, via the coding sequence ATGGAAAAAGCAGAGGTTAAGAAACTAGGCCTCGTGGCCTTAATTAGTGGAATTGTTACGAGTTCATTAGGGTCCGGAGTCTTCAACGTATCATCTACACTGGCACAAGGTAGTACCGTCGGTGTCTCAATTTTAGCTTGGTTATTCGTGATGGTGGGAATTGGATCCCTTGCGTGGGTCTTCGCAACACTATCAAACTTATTCCCAAAGCTTACCGGTGTCACTGACTATGCATTAGAAGGTAGCGGTAAAATCGCTGCCGTTGCATCCGGTTTTGCCTACTTTGTCAGTGGATTTTGTGGAAACCTAGCCTTCTTATTGATGTTAGGTCAAGCAATTAGTTATTTCTCAATTTACATTCCCGCGCTAGCGCCTTTAGCCGATGGAAGTAGCTTGGTTACAATTATATTTGTATCCGCTTTTTCATGGATTTTGACATGGTTCGTGATTAAGTACGGTGTTGAAAACATGGTGAATTTCAACACCATCATCACCTTCTTCAAAGTTGGTTCATTAGTTGCCTTCATGTTGTTTGGAATTATTTTCTTCCAAGCTGGTCTATTTACAGCCCACTTCTGGGAATCATTTACCAACAACATGGGAAATCTTTCATTCGGTCAAATGACTGGTGAAAGTTTCTACAATCAATTCAGTACCGGAATCCTATCAATGATTTTCTTGTTCGTTGGTATCGAAAGTGCGTCAATGATGGGAGATCGTGCGCAAAAGAAATCAGATGTTGCGAAGGCAACAATGATTGCGACATTTATCTTGTTCTTTATGTACTTCGTGATTACTTTGTTGCCATTTGGTATGTTGCCACAACAAGAATTAGCTAACATTCAAGAACCGGCCCTAGTTTTCGTCGTACAACAAACAGTTGGTCCAATTGGTGGAGCTTTGATGAGTTTGGCTTTGATTATCGCCCTAGTTGGTGCCTTGATTAGCTGGTTCCTACTACCAGTTGAACCATTGCAACGACTATCATCACAAAACATCTTCCCTAAGTGGATGGGTAAAACTAATGAAATTGGCGCCCCTGTCAATAGTTTGATTTTTACCCAAGTATTGATGCAGTTACTGATTTTCACTTTGTTCTTTACAGAGTCAGCCTACATTTTCGCTTTGAGCTTATGTACGGTCGCAATCGTTATCAGTTACTTCTTCGTCGGTTTGTTCCAACTTCAAGTTGGAATTAAGCGCAAGAGCACTGCTTTGATTATCCCAGGTTTGATTGTTGTCTTATTTGAAATCATTGCGGTGGCTGTTTCAGGTATTCAATACCTAGCACTATGTTCATTAATCTTGGTAATGGGATTCATCTTCTATGTACAACATCAAGGAATTCCTAACATCAAACGTGGTGAATGGATCACTATCGGTATCACAACTGTTGCTGCCATCTTCACAATTATTGCCCTAATCAACGGGACAATTACATTGAGTTAA
- a CDS encoding gluconate:H+ symporter: protein MQSMITLFLGILFLLFLIVKVKLNTFISLIFTAVMVGLGLGMDFAQIPHSISQGIGGSLGELAIVFGFGAILGRLVSDAGGAYRIAHTLIEKFGKKRIQLAVMVAAFILGIALFFEVGMVILIPIIFVIALEVGVPLLYLGIPMAAALSVTHGFLPPHPAPTAIATALGANTGEVLFYGLIVAIPAAIVAGPLFTKLAQKYAPEAFTIKRELSSFGEIKEFDLAKTPSFGLSLLTSLFPVLLMGVTTIYTMVNNNGKPFTDPQGFDSFVTMIGSPVGAMIISLLFALWAMGWHQQKSAAEISTSVEESVRSIAMLLLIIGGGAAFKQILIDGGIADQVALMFQGSTISPLLLAWIITVILRVALGSATVAALTAAGLVGPLMAGAGINPALMVLVIGAGSLAASHVNDAGFWMFKEYFDLDVKQTLKIWTVLETVISVVGLIIVLILSMFV, encoded by the coding sequence ATGCAATCTATGATTACACTGTTTTTGGGAATCTTGTTTTTACTTTTCCTTATTGTGAAGGTTAAGCTAAATACATTTATCTCATTAATTTTTACTGCCGTGATGGTAGGACTAGGATTGGGAATGGATTTTGCACAAATTCCACATTCTATTTCACAAGGTATTGGGGGCTCACTGGGTGAGTTGGCCATTGTGTTTGGTTTTGGAGCCATCTTGGGACGATTGGTATCTGATGCCGGTGGAGCATACCGTATTGCCCACACGTTGATTGAAAAGTTTGGGAAGAAGCGTATTCAACTAGCTGTTATGGTTGCTGCCTTCATCTTGGGAATTGCGTTGTTCTTCGAAGTTGGAATGGTTATCTTGATTCCAATTATCTTCGTTATTGCGCTTGAAGTCGGTGTGCCATTGCTATACTTGGGAATTCCAATGGCTGCCGCATTGTCTGTAACACACGGATTCTTGCCACCTCATCCTGCGCCAACAGCGATTGCAACAGCGTTGGGTGCAAACACTGGTGAAGTTTTGTTCTACGGTTTGATTGTTGCGATTCCAGCAGCGATTGTTGCGGGGCCACTATTTACTAAGTTGGCTCAAAAGTATGCGCCAGAAGCATTTACGATTAAGCGTGAACTAAGTTCATTTGGTGAAATCAAGGAATTTGATCTAGCAAAGACACCTTCATTTGGGCTATCACTTTTGACAAGTTTGTTCCCTGTTTTGTTGATGGGTGTCACAACTATCTACACAATGGTAAACAACAATGGTAAGCCATTTACTGATCCACAAGGATTCGATTCATTTGTAACGATGATTGGTAGCCCTGTGGGAGCCATGATTATTTCATTGCTATTCGCATTGTGGGCAATGGGATGGCACCAACAAAAGTCAGCTGCTGAAATTAGTACTTCAGTTGAAGAATCTGTTCGTTCAATCGCGATGTTGCTATTGATTATTGGTGGTGGTGCTGCCTTTAAGCAAATCTTGATTGATGGTGGAATTGCTGACCAAGTTGCTTTGATGTTCCAAGGATCAACAATCTCACCATTGTTGCTAGCATGGATTATCACAGTTATCTTGCGTGTTGCGCTAGGATCAGCGACAGTTGCTGCTTTGACCGCTGCCGGATTGGTTGGTCCATTGATGGCCGGAGCTGGAATTAACCCAGCATTGATGGTTCTTGTCATTGGAGCCGGATCATTGGCTGCTTCACACGTGAACGATGCTGGATTCTGGATGTTCAAGGAATACTTTGACTTGGATGTGAAGCAAACTTTGAAGATTTGGACAGTATTGGAAACAGTTATTTCTGTTGTTGGATTGATTATCGTATTGATCTTGAGCATGTTTGTCTAA
- the argF gene encoding ornithine carbamoyltransferase → MVELAQLQTMQGRSFLKEIDYTPAEMHALVDLSIELKAELEAQKSGGPVVTKYLHDKSIILLFAKTSTRTRLSFEIGGDELGANTVYIDPTSSQFGKKESVADSARVFAGMADGIEYRGFAQSDMELMAKYAVDTEGRHKPVWNGLTDEWHPTQMIADFMTVKENFGHLGNDLTLAFVGDGRNNVANSLLVAGSMLGVNVHIVAPADLQPTEEVQAIANKYAAETGAKPMITADLDAGVADANVIYNDVFVSMGEDNWEERLNQLMPYQVNMALLKKSKHFDNGLITMNCLPAFHDLNTTVAEDVHEKYPNLVGTDGIEITNDVFEGPQARHFQEAENRKHSIKAIMVATLGDLSLYPKQ, encoded by the coding sequence ATGGTTGAATTAGCACAATTACAAACAATGCAAGGTCGTTCATTCTTGAAGGAAATCGACTACACACCCGCAGAAATGCACGCATTAGTTGACCTTTCGATTGAATTGAAGGCCGAATTGGAAGCTCAAAAGTCTGGTGGGCCAGTTGTTACGAAGTACTTGCATGACAAGAGCATCATCTTGCTATTTGCCAAGACATCTACACGTACACGTTTGTCATTCGAAATTGGTGGTGATGAATTAGGAGCCAACACAGTTTACATTGACCCAACATCAAGTCAATTTGGTAAGAAAGAATCTGTTGCTGACTCTGCTCGCGTCTTCGCTGGTATGGCCGATGGTATTGAATACCGTGGATTCGCACAATCAGACATGGAATTAATGGCTAAGTATGCCGTTGATACTGAAGGTCGCCACAAGCCCGTTTGGAACGGTTTGACTGATGAATGGCACCCAACACAAATGATTGCCGACTTCATGACTGTAAAGGAAAACTTTGGTCACTTAGGAAATGATTTGACTTTGGCTTTCGTTGGAGATGGACGTAACAACGTCGCTAACTCATTGCTAGTTGCTGGATCAATGTTGGGTGTTAACGTACACATCGTTGCCCCTGCTGACCTACAACCAACAGAAGAAGTTCAAGCGATCGCCAACAAGTACGCTGCTGAAACTGGTGCAAAGCCAATGATTACAGCTGATTTGGACGCTGGTGTTGCTGACGCTAACGTTATCTACAATGACGTATTCGTAAGTATGGGAGAAGACAATTGGGAAGAACGTTTGAACCAATTGATGCCTTACCAAGTAAACATGGCATTGCTAAAGAAGTCTAAGCACTTTGACAACGGTTTGATTACAATGAACTGTTTGCCAGCGTTCCACGACTTGAACACAACAGTTGCGGAAGACGTACACGAAAAGTACCCTAACCTAGTTGGTACTGATGGTATTGAAATCACTAACGATGTTTTCGAAGGACCACAAGCACGTCACTTCCAAGAAGCGGAAAACCGCAAGCACTCAATTAAGGCCATCATGGTCGCAACTTTGGGTGACTTGTCTCTATATCCAAAGCAATAA
- the arcC gene encoding carbamate kinase, producing MQKRVIFALGGNAILTNDASAAAQQAALKATAKKLANYVQTHDGTQLVITHGNGPQVGNLMLQQTANPSEKNPAMPLDTVGAMTQGEIGYWLANALNDELPNNNVAALFTRTLVDKNNPAFQHPTKPIGQFYNQEEVAALQAEHPEWQFVEDAGRGFRRVVPSPEPIGIVEASAVEALANAGEILIAGGGGGVPVIRENNQYVGVEAVIDKDFTSAKLAEVVEADELIILTAIDQAMINFGKEDQQALGTVSVNEMKRHVDDNQFAAGSMKPKILALLSFVERTGKPAIMTSLDNVGDYEDNGRATIIVPD from the coding sequence ATGCAAAAACGTGTTATTTTCGCTCTTGGCGGTAACGCCATTCTAACTAACGATGCCTCAGCAGCAGCCCAACAAGCTGCTTTGAAAGCAACGGCTAAGAAGCTTGCTAATTATGTCCAAACACATGATGGTACACAGCTTGTTATCACGCATGGAAATGGTCCACAAGTTGGAAACTTGATGTTACAACAAACGGCTAACCCATCTGAAAAGAACCCAGCAATGCCACTTGATACAGTTGGGGCAATGACGCAAGGTGAAATTGGTTACTGGCTTGCTAATGCTTTAAACGACGAACTTCCCAACAATAACGTCGCTGCATTGTTCACGCGAACACTAGTAGACAAGAACAACCCTGCATTCCAACACCCAACTAAGCCTATCGGTCAATTCTACAACCAAGAAGAAGTCGCAGCCCTACAAGCTGAACATCCTGAATGGCAATTCGTAGAAGATGCTGGACGTGGTTTCCGTCGCGTTGTCCCATCACCAGAACCAATCGGTATCGTAGAAGCATCTGCAGTGGAAGCATTAGCTAACGCTGGTGAAATTCTAATTGCCGGTGGTGGTGGTGGTGTCCCAGTTATCCGCGAAAACAACCAATATGTTGGTGTTGAAGCGGTTATCGATAAGGACTTTACGTCTGCTAAACTTGCTGAAGTTGTTGAGGCTGACGAATTGATTATCTTAACAGCGATTGATCAAGCCATGATTAACTTCGGTAAAGAGGACCAACAAGCGCTTGGTACTGTTTCAGTAAACGAAATGAAGCGTCACGTGGACGACAATCAATTCGCTGCTGGTTCAATGAAGCCAAAGATTCTTGCCTTACTATCATTCGTTGAACGTACAGGTAAGCCCGCTATCATGACTAGTCTTGATAACGTCGGTGATTACGAAGATAATGGCCGTGCAACCATTATCGTTCCCGATTAA